In Micromonospora ferruginea, the sequence GTCGACGGGCTCTTCGGCAACCAGCTCGCCGCACCCGAGGACACCTTCGACCCCGAGTCCGCGGTGGCCACCCTGCTGCACGGCTTCCGCGCCGGCGGTTGAGGCGCGCGCCGGCGGGCGCTGTTAGGCGGGGCCCCCTCCTCTACCGCAGGCGTTAAGAGGGGCCCCCGCCTTGCAGGCAGGCGGAGATGGCGTCGGGGAGGGTGACCAGGCGCAGCGGGGGCGGGAACGGCTCGATCCAGCCCGGGCCGGCGGCGAGCACCCGCACCCCCGGAAGGTCCCGCCGGAGCCGGACCAGCCGGTACGCCCGGCCGGTCACCGGGGTCTGCGACCAGACCACCACCACCCGTGGCCGGACCCGGGCCACCGCGCCGGCCAGCGCCGACCAGGGCAGCGCCGGGCCGAGGTGCAGGCAACCGCGGCCGCGCTCGCGCAACGCCGCGGCCAGCGCGTGCAGCCCCAGGCAGTGCGTCTCGTGCTCGGCGCCGGCGAGCAGCACCCCCCGCGCCGGCAGCGGGCGGCTCGGCTCCCGGCGGAAGACGTCCAGCCCGACCCGCACGCCCTCGGACAGGGCGTGCTCCACCGCGATCTCGGCCGGGCTGTCGCCCCGCAACCCGCCCAGCAGCGGCAGGCAGACCTGCTCCCACAGCGCGGTCACCCCGGCCTCGGCGGCCAGGTCGAGCACCAGGCCGGCGACCTGGTTGTCGTCCAGGTCCTCGGCGGCGGCCAGCAGCCGCTTGCGGGCCGTCTCGGCGGCCCCGGCCGGCATGTTGTTCCTCAGCAACGGACGTACCCCCGGGTAGCTCTCCTACCAGGGGGTTCGTCCGGGCGACCGGATCCGGATGCGCCCGCGGGAAACTCATTCGCGTCGGGCGGCTCCCCGACGCCGGAGCAGGTGGGCGACCGTGCCCCAGACGCCCCGCCGGAACAGCAGCACGACCAGCACGAAGATGCCGCCGGTGACCAGCCCGATCGCCTCGAACCCGGAGAACGACAGCCAGTCCTCCAGCCGGACCACCAGCGCCGCGCCGAGCACGCCGCCCCACAGCGTGCCGATGCCGCCGAGCACCACCACGATGACCGCCTTGCCGGAGGTGGTCCAGTGCAGCACGTCCAGCGAGACGAACCGGTGGCCGACCGCGAACAGCCCGCCGCCGAGCCCGGCCAGGAACCCGGAGAGCACGAACGCGGTCAGCTTGTAGCGGTGCACCGGGTAGCCGAGCGCACGGGCCCGGGCCGGGTTGTCCCGGATGCCGACCAGCACCCGGCCGAACGGCGAGTGCACGATCCGCCAGGCCGCGAACAGGCCGAGCAGCACGATCGGCAGGATCGCGTAGTAGAAGTAGTAGTCGTCGGTGAGGTCGGCGCCGAAGAACGCGCGCGGCACGCCCTGCAGTCCGTTCTCGCCCTGGGTGACCGAACGCCACTCGTTGGCCACGTAGTAGACCATCTGCGCGAACGCCAGCGTGACCATGGCGAAGTAGATCCCGGTGCGCTTCACCGCCAGGTAGCCGATGGGCAGCGCGAGCAGCGCCGCGCCCAGCGCCCCGGCCAGCACCGCCG encodes:
- a CDS encoding branched-chain amino acid ABC transporter permease, which codes for MSATVDTKAPPARSGLLAVARAPGWVRYALLAAGLLVALWLPNGLYPAVAVDILCWALFAVSVDLLLGFTGLMSFGHAAFWGTSAYLTGLVAIHAGLPFPAAVLAGALGAALLALPIGYLAVKRTGIYFAMVTLAFAQMVYYVANEWRSVTQGENGLQGVPRAFFGADLTDDYYFYYAILPIVLLGLFAAWRIVHSPFGRVLVGIRDNPARARALGYPVHRYKLTAFVLSGFLAGLGGGLFAVGHRFVSLDVLHWTTSGKAVIVVVLGGIGTLWGGVLGAALVVRLEDWLSFSGFEAIGLVTGGIFVLVVLLFRRGVWGTVAHLLRRRGAARRE
- a CDS encoding transcriptional regulator gives rise to the protein MLRNNMPAGAAETARKRLLAAAEDLDDNQVAGLVLDLAAEAGVTALWEQVCLPLLGGLRGDSPAEIAVEHALSEGVRVGLDVFRREPSRPLPARGVLLAGAEHETHCLGLHALAAALRERGRGCLHLGPALPWSALAGAVARVRPRVVVVWSQTPVTGRAYRLVRLRRDLPGVRVLAAGPGWIEPFPPPLRLVTLPDAISACLQGGGPS